The stretch of DNA ACACCCTACTCTTCCCATACAACCTCGATAACAACCATTGGGTAGCCATCGAAGCTTACTTATTCCAGCGAAGGCTACGAGTTTACGATCGCATAAACAGCGGTAGAACCGACGAGAGTCTACAAAAGAAGTGTAAGCCGTTCGCAAAAATGATCCCACGTTTGATACAAGCATATCACCGGAGGTACAAAGATGAGAATATCGGGGGGTTGGCATTTAGTTACTACCGGGTGAAAACACTCCCATAGAACTATCAACAAGGTGACTGTGGTGTGTACACGTTGAAGTGCTTAGAGTGTATAGCTCTTGGACTAAACTACACAGGCCTATGTGATGCGGCCATGCCTTCGATTAGGATGAAACTTGCTGCAGAAGTGTTTGATGAGGTTCCAGACCGAGACTGCTTTCTGCAACTAGATGCTACGTCGGAGACAATAGATTATCCGGAAGCTGAGTTCAACTCGGGATCCAAAAGTTAAAGAAGTTAGGTTCCATGTAAATTACCGGAGCAGTATGTATCATTATGACGTCTTTCTAACCAGTATATTGCAGGGTCTAGATATGTATCATTATGACGTCTTTCTAACCAGTATTAGTATATGTTAGGCCTTTATCAGATGTGTACGTACAATCAACTAAGTAACGGCCTTATTATGGTCTGTGTACACACGTACATATATTCATCTGTGTACGTACAATTGATTCTCTAACGTTATAGACTTTATTTTTAGGTGCATGGTTGGTGCTTAGTTTCTCTCCATTTTGAGCACACTAACTTGTCCCTACTGGCAATCCTACGTACATTGGCAACATGTAGTTAGAGGTATGATATGATGAGCGAGGCAATTATATTGTATTCGAAGTCAGCGAACCAAAATCATCCTAACAGACTGTTACGGATCATATGGACCACCTGCGTGAAAGTAATAAGTACAACCAGGAAGAATGTTTATTCGCTACTTAATTTATCAGGCCAATACCAGCTTTGTAGACGTAACTCAAAAACTCAACTCGGGATGGAAAACAACCCTATCGGACATCCAAAAGCGCCGTCGCAACTGAGGCCTCAGTTTTTCGTCTCTTACCAAGAACAAAGATTTTGCTCTACtactaaacaattttaaaatatttttttttaaaacagtgCAACGGTTGCgcttttctttaatatttttattcaaattatacaGTTCTTCAACGTTATTGTTTCATTTACACTATATATCAGCCTTTATTAGTGAGGTTAAATCATCATTCACTATTCCTtgatgttttataaagttttacatTGAATTGGTTTGTTACATGAACCAATCTATTTTCCGCCAATATATAACGTTGACTATAGGGTCATAATTAAGTAGTGCAAGTGATGTATCGTCTTCGCTTAACCGGCAGTTAGACGTGTTAATTATCTAAATGCGATGTATCTGTATGGAATGCAGTCACGACGTTTCAAAAAGCCATAATATGTATAATCCATTTGTGTTTGTTCGCTGCTTATCTAAGAAGACAAATACACACCCGGTGAAGTATGTATTCGTCTCTCAAAACCAAAGTATCACCCGCAAACTAAACATAAGTGCAACAAAGTTATGGTGCATTTCGACAGGCTATCCGATCTCCAGACGTGGCGTTCTGATTGGAAGGTTTCTGTTAAGATCATCCGcaagtggagaaagagagaagcgaaCATCGTCACCTTTGAAATGGTTGTTTCGGATGTTTTCGTAAGTGACTCGTCTCGACATCATATTATATGCAATTAATATTAAATGATTCATACATCATGGTTGAATTTTTTCCCACACTGTAGGGAGATAAGATGCAGGCAACAATCAGCGAGGACCTGTTGCCCCAGTTCTGAGCGGGGATTGAGGAGGGTTTGTGGAAAACCTTCTCAAATTTCGACGTCACTGACGACACATCCACTGTGAAGGTCGTGGCTTCCAACTACCGGATCAAATTCACTGCTGACACGGTTGTGGACAACATTCGTTGCTTGTCGACCAATCACTACATTGACTACGTCCCCTTCGACCAAATTTACGAACGATGGTCTCCTTGGACCCAGATTTGCTGCTTAGGTAACATTGCATTCTATTGTTCCGTTTTTTAATATCGTATCCAGTACAATAAGTCTAATGACATGACACCATAGACACGATGGGGCAAGTTACTCACGTCGAACGAAGAATATTGGTGGACGATCCAACTGCTCCACGGTTTGCTGAGAGAACCCGGTTGATACGGTTTTCATTGACGAATCTTGAGTGAGTCGTTTTCGCGATTATTACCTTTCAGGCTTTCACACACTTTAAAGATATAACGGGCTATTAACGTAAGGTGTCTCTGTGTGTAGGGGTCATCACTTGCAATGTGTGGGTTATGATGAAATGGTCGATGATTTGGCCCGCAATTTTTGGCTATGCGGAGGCAAACCAGTTGTAGTCTTGCGATTTTGGAGAGCCAAGTTTAAGGATGGAGGCACGGATTAGGAAAACGtatttaaaacaattcaatcaccttttaaatataagagtgcttcataaaactaattttggttaccctttttccttatttttccaCACCGCAGGAGGGATGGAAGTGTATAGTCAACCGGGTGTCTCTAAAGTGATATTTGAACCACCCTTCCCTGAGGTTAGAGATTTCAAACTCCGGTTGGAATACTTCGACCAACGCGAGCGGGCTGACGACAATTCGTAGCCTATGTTTCCATTTCTCAATGTTGCTTTACATTCCAACCTTTTAAACTACGTCGCTGAACTCTTTATATTATCTTCATTACCTACTTACCAATAATCTATCTTACGTGGATGGAATAACTTGatgtaaaatgtttgtgtgtatTACGCatggttaattatatatttttatttttatttggtaagcATCTTCCTAATACTGCCAACCTTGAATGTTAGACGTATGTGTACATTTGTGTAcaaatgtttatgtttaatttcaaGGGGTTTGGTCCATAATAATAACACGACAACGTTTCAAACGTGTCCTTTTTTAGACGGAAAAAAATGTgactaaaccaaatataacgTTTAAAACTTGATGTTAAACAATTAACCCACAACCCAAAGTACTACTAATAAAACGACCAAACTACTTGAAAAAATAGGTCATTGTTGCTAGTATAACCAAAGTCTTAACAAACACATTGGTCAGTTTTAATTCCATAGTTAATCCATCACTCTCGTACGCAATCAACGCCTTCATCCTTTCCAACTCCATCTGATTTTCCTTGTGCATATTTAAGATGTTAGCAATCTCCTCTTTTTGTCCCTGAAGCGCTTCACGCATTTGATTCAAACTAGTTAACTTTAGAAGATCTTCCTTCACTGTTTTCAGTTCCTCCATCATAGCTTCATCCCACCATTTAAAAATGTGATAGTCCCCAtcctgcaattttttttaattttttaaacgaAAACCTCAAGTTATGCAAATAAATCTGATCTTTATGCAACCTCGGGGAAACTGTACGTCACTTACCTCTCTATTTCTACAAGTGTAGTGGAGCATCCCTGGGTTTGTCCTTGTAAAAGAAGGTTGTAGCTTTGGCCTTTCACCACAATAACAAACAGCCGGGATCCCATACTCCGCATCGTCATACTCAACTGGAGTCGTGTTTGTTAAAGCAGACTTTGGGATCGAAACAGAGAACGTAAATGAAggagagaaaattaaaaaaaggcaCTTTTAACTATTAACAGATATTCCAACTCCTAAATCTAGTCCAGCATCTACGGCATCGGCTCTCTCTGTCttaattatagtaatttaattatataatgaaaCATACGTTTTACAGAAGGGAACCGACAATACACCTAAAGGATTTCACATATAGATTTGGCCACCCACCACGCTCCGCAATTTACACAGACAATGTCATAATAACGTGTGTTGGTTGATAACCTGCCCCATTTCAAACAACTACGCATGGCACAGTCCGGGAAAGGGATCAACGAACTGGAGGGATATACTAGTGAATCTGTGtacatcactacaagaaaacaggcaatTTACGACTACGATTGGCAACTAAACCtgtagtcaccaaatttagGGACTATATAAAGACTGTTTAACTACTACTTTACAACTGCTAAAATTTAGTCGTAAGTTAGTCGTTTTTTGCCGACTGAAATGTGTAGTTGGTTCAGTAGTCGCTAATTAGTGACAACTTTACGactgaaagacaagaaagtaaTTTTGTCAGCAAACAGTAGCTAATTTGGCGACTACATGGTGACTACTGCGGAGAGTCGTTAATTTGGCTACTAAAATACGGCTACTTTTGTTAGTCGGCCATTTGGCGACTGTTAAGCGACTATTGAGGTGAGTCGCAAACATGTCGGCCAAAAAGAAACACGTTTTATTCGTTTGTGGGGGTTGGTAAGCTTTGTCCTGGTGTGACTGTTAGTTTTAGTCGTTTTACAGTCGGTAAACAGTCGCCAAAATTCTCTATATATACCACAcctttgtttcttatttcattcacaccacaagcaagagcattaataagaaacaaattgagagtgagaaaaaaaaattcgagaGTGAGGAAAAAattcgagagagaaaaaaaacgagagtgagaaaaaaaatcaaaagagaaaaaaaaaacgagagtgAGAGATCTTTAATAATGGTGGGAAGTTCTAATTATAGTCATTTTCGGGAGTGGATGTATAAGAGGCTTGATGAAGTGACGGGAAATTTCACGGAAGAGTTCAGCACCGGGGTAGAGGAGTTCATGGCTTTTGCAAATAGTCAGCGTTTAGCACAAAATAATGGTGGTAAGTTTCACTGCCCTTGTGATAAGTGCAAAAACGGTAGGCGTCTTCCAGGGGGTACAATTTGGAATCATATTTTTTGCTATGGgtttatgccagattattatgtttggtataaacatggggaagaaattaatatgggcATAGGAACGAGTTATGTAGATCCGACGTTTGTAAGTGGGAATGAAGAAGTGGGTAATGTGGTAGGAGatagatatgtggatatggtgaatgatgcatttcgttataaCATAAGTTTAGAagataattatcatcaagataattatcatcaagatGGTAGTTATCAGAATGTCGAGGAACCGGTACTTAACCATTCCAAGAAATTCTACGACTTGTTAGAAGGTGCAAAAAATCCATTATATGATGGTTGCCATGAAGGTCACTCACAATTATCCCTAGCTGCTagagtcatgcaaaataaggcagattataatatgagtgaaaagttagtggattcgGTTTGTGAAATATTGACtgattatttaccagaaggaaacCAAGCTACTGGTTCACATTATGAGACCGAAAAATTGATGCGCAATTTAGGCCTCccatatcatacaattgatgtttgtattaacaattgtatgatataTTGGAAAGATGACGAAAAGGAAGATAAATGTCTGTTTTGTGGTGCACAAAGATGGAAGCCTCGGGAGGGCCGACGtagaaccaaagtaccatatagtcgtatgtggtatctgcctattgctgatagattgaagagaatgtatcaAAGCCACAAGATTGCAGcagcaatgagatggcatgccgAGCACCAAACAAAGGAGGGAGAAATGAATCATCCTTCTGATGCAGCGGAGTGgaagtattttcaagaacaaaatcctcgTTTTGCCGAAGAACCCCGTAACATGTACCTTGGATTATGTACCgatgggttcaatccatttgggatGTCTCGAAATCATTCTTTATGGCCTGTGATCTTGACGCCATATAAtctaccccctggtatgtgcatgaaTACCGAgtatttgtttcttacaattctgaattCTGGGCCAAATCATCCGCGAGCTAGTCTTGATATATTTCTACAACCGCTTATTGAGGAGTTAAAATagttgtggtctactggagtTGATGCGTATGATGTGTCcttgagtcaaaattttaatctaaaagcACCGCTGATGTGGACGATCAANattaataaatcaaaattctatttatttatgaagTACTTATATAATTCTTGATGAGATATTGAAGTTTGAATATCATCTTGTAGGGGTTGGAGCATTTTTCCGGGACTTATGTTCTAGTNAAgtctttttatctacctaatggaaggaagacatgttggtttgattgtcaccgGAGATTTCTTCCTCATGGTCGTCCTCTTAGGCGgaataaaaaagacttcttAAAAGGTAAAGACGCTATGAGAGAGTATCCACCTGAGTCTTTGACCGGTGAGCAAATTTACTCTGAGCGATTGAGTGGTGTGAATCCACCAAAAACGAAGGACGTcggtggaaatggtcatgaaaagaagatgCCGGGATATGGGAAGCAACACAACTGGCACAAAGAAAGCATATTGTGGCAGCTGCCATACTGGAGGGACCTCAATCTACGACATAATATTGACGTGATGCATACagagaagaattttttggaCAACATCATGTATACTCTTATGCGTGTGAAGGGTAAATCAAAAGATACcatcatgtcaagattggaTTTAGTGAAGTTCTGTTCTCGGCCACACTTACATCTTGATAGTAGGGGTAAAGCACCTTTCCCGGCATATGCATTGACAGACGAAGCCAGAACAAGCTTATTGGAATGTGTGAAACACTCAATTAAATTCCCAGATGGTTATTCGTCAGACTTAGCTAATTGTGTTgatatggaaaatggaaagttttcaggCATGAAGAGCCATGATTGCCATGTTTTTATGGAACGGTTACTTCCATTTATTTTTGCAGAACTGCTTCACAAGAATGTCCACCTTGCTTTATCAGGTACtcgttaattaataaatcaaaattttatttgtttattaagtACTTATATAATTCTTAATGTGATATTGAAGTTTGAATATATCTTGTAGGGGTTGGAGCATTTTTTCGGGACTTATGTTCTAGGACTTTGCATACAAGTCGccttcaaattctaaaacagaaTATAGTTCTCATCCTATGCAACTTGGAAAAGATCTTTCCACCATccttttttgatgtgatggagcacctGCCTATACATCTCCCTTACGAAACTGAATTATNGAGAGAGTATCCACCTGAGTCTTTGACCGGTGAGCAAATTTACTCTGAGATATTGAGTGGTGTAAATCCACCAAAAACGAAGGACGTcggtggaaatggtcatgaaaagaagatgCCAGGATATGGGAAGCAACACAACTGGCACAAAGAAAGCATATTGTGGCAGCTGCCATAATGGAGGGACCTCAATCTAtgacataatattgatgtgatgcatacaaagaagaattttttggacAACATCATGTATAC from Camelina sativa cultivar DH55 chromosome 9, Cs, whole genome shotgun sequence encodes:
- the LOC104715225 gene encoding uncharacterized protein LOC104715225; amino-acid sequence: MREYPPESLTGEQIYSERLSGVNPPKTKDVGGNGHEKKMPGYGKQHNWHKESILWQLPYWRDLNLRHNIDVMHTEKNFLDNIMYTLMRVKGKSKDTIMSRLDLVKFCSRPHLHLDSRGKAPFPAYALTDEARTSLLECVKHSIKFPDGYSSDLANCVDMENGKFSGMKSHDCHVFMERLLPFIFAELLHKNVHLALSGVGAFFRDLCSRTLHTSRLQILKQNIVLILCNLEKIFPPSFFDVMEHLPIHLPYETELXREYPPESLTGEQIYSEILSGVNPPKTKDVGGNGHEKKMPGYGKQHNWHKESILWQLP